ccgATTAAGTTGCAATTACACTGAACAATATCTTAAGAATGCTAGTTTCATGACGATAATCTTTCAGTGTGAGCATGCTGCTGATCACCTGATTAACGAGCAGAACGCTTGTTAATTTAGTGAAATTATGAATTTAGCTTGGTGGTTCATCAAGTGTAAATAGGACTCTTGCCGCTGAGAACAATGACAGCCTATGCACAGTGAACCACCCACTACAAATCAATGTGCATTGTCTATCGCGCTTTGCCCGCTTACACAGACTATTAAACGACCACCGATCGGTAAATGTTTACCAATCGACAGTCGATTACTGTGGTCGGTCCGTGTACATGAACCCTAAGTCTCTAATGGAAAAGTGAGAAGCATAACAAAGGCTGCATTGGATGAGCTGCTCTCAGTAAGGGTAAGCTGATTGCGTATTACTAACGTAcgggacatttcttccaagtgtaacTTGTGCATAGATACAATATGGCCAATTATTTTTATGGATTCTTTCCATGCAGATTTTTAAATGAATCTTTAGAACAATTTGAACAAAAATTGTCTGAGAAGTAATCTGAGAATGTTACGGCATGGCCATACGTGACAGATTAAGGGAAGATATCCATCTCATACATTTGAATAgtgtttaaaaaaatcacatactacaATATATTAAAATGTGTGGAATGGacttcttgcagaaatttctgttaCTGGTCTGCCACCTCTAAAGATATACAACCTGCTGAGAATGTGTCATAAAATAGCGTTGCTGTTTCtatacttaaagcaccactccagcgtgtttTTTTACTTCACCAGTGGAGTGGTGCTTTTAATGTAATTCCCCTGTCACCTTCCTGATACTCATCTAACCCACTTTCATCAGTTTCCTAGGGTTTCTCCGGTTTGTTTCCGGCAAAAAGTGATCTGCtcgcagctccagtgtttcatggagctctGCCGAGGCCACTTTTCAATAAAAGTttctgagagcctcgttctggctaaACAGGCCTGGGTACgtataactcatacatatcctccattcccGGGTCTGAAACTGTTGAATCCTTTGTGTTGGGGGGATTCAAAAGTCTACAATCAAACAGACTACCTGCAGTCTTAtcggttttgaccggacaaccccttcaatCTGCCACTCTAATATATTATATATGCATATTTTTATATCTCATATACTTAGAAAATAAATTATCATTCTTTAATGTATTATGACAAGTTTTGCTCTGAGACCCAAAAAAGCGATATTTATGGAAGTCATCTCCTCTCTTGTTTTCCTCAGAAAATTGTTTGCCAATAAAGCCATTACAATGGGAAAGGTTACAAAATTGGTCTAACGTAAATCCAACATTTTTTCTCTTGTTGGGATCTAATACCTCTTGACAGGCTGTGTGTGAATAGTGTAACCTGGCCTGGCCTTGCTGGTAATAGGGAAGGTAAGCTTGTATAAGGCTGTTTTCATCTGGCAGCAATTAACATTTTCATCCATATTTTTTGAAAAACATACGAGGCACATCTCCCAATATGGGATTACAGAGAAAACCTCAATTTCTGGAGGGCCTGGCAGTAGAGTGAGAAACCTTTCCTCGTACAAGAGCTAAACATCTTCATTTATCTATTCTTCTTTTTATCATGAAAATTGATAAAGACAGACACACAAAACAGACAGAGAGAGAAAGGCTCATCTTTAGCAAGTGCTAGAAATTACTCATCTTATTACAGGAATTACCTCGGTTAATTTGACAGTGTGCTGGTTATCTTCTTCACAATGTGGTATGTCAGCCCTTAAGACAAGTAGAGCCATATGTAACCCCTCTGGAAAGTGCTCTGAGAGGGCTTTTCTCACTCTCGTCTTCACCTCATCCTGGTTCAGACTGCTATGAGGGATGCCAGGTGTGTCCAGCACCTGCAGTCTTAAGGCCAGCTCTCTCCCCATTCTTCGAGCAAAATCGGAGATTCGCATCCTACGGAGTCGGCACTCTTCAGTAACGGATTGTGGGAAAATCCGACTTTCAAATTCATAACTTCCCAGCAGGCTGTTTCCAAGAGAACTTTTACCATATTGCGTCTTTCCCAGGAGAAGGAGATTAATGGTGACCTCATTGTTGTCATCCATTTATTCTCTGTCAAACAATAGTAATAATTGGACAGCGTTAATATGAGCTCTCACAAGATTTATGCGATGcaggttatctaatatataattgcctagaatactacttcctgcaatttgtgccaacttccgtggctttgtccggagctaatgtccggagctaatgtccggagctaatgtgcggagataatgtccggagctaatgtccggagctaatgtccggagataagtgacgtcaacagtgtccagtgtctgattggttgccgcctgctgcgagcgaccaatcagaaacgtgccgtactgtgacacactccgcccgccattttggtgtgatttttgaatttttacctcacagcaagtttctactgcgtggaggcgggcccagtgacgttgctcttcaagctcctgccgaatttcgtcaaaaaaatgataataccatttaccaaaactatatatatttagttgtgaagtggttcagtgacattttcacaccaattttgaacttttgtttggtgttttctccatatactgcctattatttttgttctttcttactattatttattaattgtattattcttacatttgaataaataaagtatatatggattctagactcctgattctttagaatcgggctgccatctagttagatataattgcctagaatactacttcctgcaatttgtgccaacttccgtggctttgtccggagctaatgtccggagctaatgtccggagctaatgtccggagattaattgcctagaatactacttcctgcaatttgtgccaacttccgtggctttgtctggagctaatgtccggagctaatgtgcggagataatgtccggagctaatgtccggagctaatgtccagagctaatgtctggagataagtgacgtcaacagtgtccagtgtctgattggttgccgcctgctgcgagcgaccaatcagaaacgtgccgtactgtgacacactccgcccgccattttggtgtgatttttgaatttttacctcacagcaagtttctactgcgtggaggcgggcccagtgacgttgctcttcaagctcctgccgaatttcgtcaaaaaaatgataataccatttaccaaaactatatatatttagttgtgaagtggttcagtgacattttcacaccaattttgaacttttgtttggtgttttctccatatactgcctattatttttgttctttcttactattatttattaattgtattattcttacatttgaataaataaagtatatatggattctagactcccgattctttagaatcgggctgccatctagtatctaATAAATACCTAGGAGTGATCAGGTTACATGCCAAATATGCGGAGCAATAGCTGTGTGACGCTATACAAGAATATCTCCTAAGTATATGTGGAAGAGATTTTATTCTGGGCACCGAGTAGCAGAACCACCTTTGTTCCAGCTAAACAATATTTAGCAATCTAGATCATATTGTTATCACAGAAAATACAGTGATTTAGCTGGATGTGATAAGTTTAAGATCAAAACTCATTAACTTTAAAGGGATATTGCAACTCCAAAAAATTTCTAAGCACAAAATATTCCCTAGAATGCAAACACGGAGGACTATGAAAATCAGGACAACCTACAAAGAAAGTCCTCCAAAAAAAatcatattaaaataatttttattgagccATATAAAACATGATTACAAAAGGGATGACATCATACAAAAGGGACAAGCAAACATTGGGCAGAGATATGCATCAGGTCCAAAAAGAGTACTTGTATTCATAACATCAAAAGTAACCTACCATGAGTAAATCATTAGAGAGCACAATGTTTAAAGCTGGGCCAGATGAAAAAGTACATATACATATGGACCAACGGCATACCAAAGGACTTGGTGCAAATAGTTCAGTGATAAGGTGCAATGTAAAATAAGAACAATTGCTCAGGAATTCCTCTGCACATCATAGTCATACATAAGATAAAGTGAAAGAGCGTTCATAATAAATGTTAGACTAACAGAAACACATAATTACCCAAAGTCCAGGCTGCCACAACGTACCCCCTTGGTACCCCAgcagcaggcaacccccacatgtacttatgctggctaacagatgtaaatcattcagctgcggcaagaaaaactaaacctccgagcactaaaaaaaatactcggaggacccctgagcatgctcgagaaatctcgagtaacgagtatatttgctcatcactaataattattacATAGTTACATTATACACTATTACAACACTAACTGTATTCATAGAGGCGATCCTCAGACCCTAAAGATTGAGTAATTGCACAGGTTACATTGACTTTCATTACTGAAGGGGATAAAAATAGCCCTGATGGCCTAGCCGCCCACTTTGTTTCTTGGATTCCAGACGTCTCGCCTAAATCTATGTAAAGGCAGGAACAATGGGATGTAAGTGGCTTtctagtatatactgtacattgatTCTGGCAGTGATACTTTGGCACCTCATGAACAGTAAAAGGATGGTTATCAAATATTTTATGATACATTGATATTGTTAGAGCATTAAATAAGAGCATCATGGGAGAAGGTCATCGAATCTAAGGCAGTATGGATGGGTCATTATCAACCACCAGGGTGCAAGGAGAGTAGTGTGCCTTTGTTGGTGCTGACTATGGCCAGTGCCTtttaaaaaacctacaaaaaagggTCACACTAGAGCCAAGGACAATGGAAGCACACAGTAGACAGCGCCAAATAACCATAGCACATTGGCTGTTCTCAGGTATTTCCATCGCCCACAGCTCCAGTGTCAACTGATGGATGAGGCTGCTGAGTGTCCAACCCCTACTGATCTGATATGTCAtcactggagaacccctttaattacACATCTGAACATACTAAACTATGTATATTACACTGTAGCTGCCTTGTTCCCTTTCATAGAAAAAGTGATGTACAATACAATGGTACAATATCCTAATATAGAGATTATTAATAATGACAGATTAATGTACAAGGCATTTTTAATACCTGCAGAAAATGAATGTGTAAGTATATTTATATTAGTGTCatttactatatatactgtatattagtatTAACTTACATCTTCTGATAATAAATAGTTCTTGTGTCTTCTTACCTTGCTGTCTGTCTGTACAATAGAACACGATATAGCACAGTCACTAATATGAGTGAACTTTGACTCCAGGATGATGCTGTCCCTGGTACCACTCTCATGGAAATGTAGAATCTTTGGATTAGTTAATGAGTTACAGAAAGATCAAAGTTTATTGTAGATAACATTATATGCGTAGAGGATCTCATGGTGAAGCACAATTTCCCAGCCCTTCTGTTGCTCCCAACAGGACATGCTATGTGATGAACATAGAGAAGATCCAAATAATAGTGGACACGCAATTTTTGCTGCATGGCTTGGTTCCATGTAATAAATGGACACCATGAGTGGTACTATATTAGAAGGCTGGACCTGACATCAGCAGCTGATGAGTATGGACATACATACTATATGCCAGTGAAAGCAAGAGGCCATATTCACTGACATGAGGACTCCACTACATGGGTCCACAATACGGCTATCCACATAGCACCATGACGCGGAATGCTTCACAAGACTACCTACAGATGGATGTAAGAGGTCCTTACCTGCCTAAACTGGTTGAGCTTTTTAACCTTTTTAATAGTGTGTTGTCATATTTTATTTTAATATAAGTAAACATGATGTTTTATAATCCTACTCCTTGCTTATTCTACATCAgaagtgtcaaactgcattcctcaagggccgcaaacaggtcatgttttcaggatttccttagcattgcacaaggtgctgtaatcattatgtgtgtaggtgattaaattatcacctgtgcagtacaaggcaatc
This region of Ranitomeya imitator isolate aRanImi1 chromosome 1, aRanImi1.pri, whole genome shotgun sequence genomic DNA includes:
- the GIMD1 gene encoding GTPase IMAP family member GIMD1 produces the protein MDDNNEVTINLLLLGKTQYGKSSLGNSLLGSYEFESRIFPQSVTEECRLRRMRISDFARRMGRELALRLQVLDTPGIPHSSLNQDEVKTRVRKALSEHFPEGLHMALLVLRADIPHCEEDNQHTVKLTEDLLGPDWKYFTAVIFTYAERLEDMGMTEEKFISLAPKSLSTLLENVHGRCIFRDKSNETLHEERTALLNQIMHFIRQNSYQTVQAV